A genomic stretch from Lathyrus oleraceus cultivar Zhongwan6 chromosome 2, CAAS_Psat_ZW6_1.0, whole genome shotgun sequence includes:
- the LOC127123232 gene encoding uncharacterized protein LOC127123232 — protein MCFYRVCWDFVNDDLLKVVDEFYGGARGKCYKIIAKLLVSRLKVVIPKLISKCETVFITNRQMVDGVLVLNEAMDFARREKTRCMLVKMDFENVYNCVSWDFLRSMLCSMGFGEGFHFNDNSQFDLLQFTDDTILIGEDSWDKLWTIKAFLRGFELVSGLRATASFLSCGFHFLPFVFLGIPIGMNPIRKGYWIPMVSKLKRRYGDVKVAVLGGPIQSNKVSLWWRDLCAIGNSVDSSSHFNWFSSSIYDKLGNGKTIDFWRY, from the exons ATGTGCTTCTATAGAGTTTGTTGGGATTTTGTGAATGATGATCTTTTGAAAGTGGTGGATGAGTTTTATGGTGGTGCTCG TGGGAAGTGTTATAAGATTATTGCTAAGCTTCTAGTGTCTAGATTAAAAGTGGTGATTCCCAAACTTATTTCAAAGTGTGAAACCGTTTTTATTACTAATAGACAAATGGTGGATGGTGTCTTAGTTTTGAATGAAGCGATGGATTTTGCTAGAAGGGAGAAAACGAGGTGTATGTTGGTTAAAATGGACTTTGAAAATGTGTATAATTGTGTTTCATGGGATTTCCTTAGAAGTATGTTGTGTTCTATGGGGTTTGGTGAAG GTTTCCATTTTAATGATAATTCTCAGTTTGATTTGTTACAATTTACGGATGATACTATTCTGATTGGAGAGGATTCTTGGGATAAACTTTGGACCATTAAAGCTTTTCTTAGAGGCTTTGAGTTGGTGTCGGGACTTCGG GCGACCGCTTCTTTCTTATCTTGTGGGTTTCATTTTCTCCCCTTTGTGTTTCTTGGTATTCCAATAGGTATGAATCCTATAAGAAAAGGGTATTGGATTCCGATGGTTTCCAAGTTGAAAAGAAG GTATGGTGATGTAAAGGTTGCAGTTTTAGGGGGTCCGATCCAGTCTAACAAAGTGTCTTTGTGGTGGAGGGACCTATGTGCCATTGGGAACTCTGTTGATAGTTCCTCTCATTTCAATTGGTTCTCTTCCTCAATTTATGATAAACTTGGAAATGGGAAGACTATAGATTTTTGGAGATACTAA